One region of Armigeres subalbatus isolate Guangzhou_Male chromosome 3, GZ_Asu_2, whole genome shotgun sequence genomic DNA includes:
- the LOC134227402 gene encoding zinc finger protein 236-like, protein MDNIIIKTEIEVEQSDEHLQDHHDTSDKSTVASDENVNIEKHVSDTSTAPKPPKNQFPCPVCHLEFDTTGKRKHHKTIVHEEPRYECKDCGEKFHYIARWRNHTVTHEPGRKSRRTLKPKVQPRDNGYVGRVVLEDTVTNIKTEITTEDTVLQPQDHQLKPKKNRNKQNVSYSCPNCDEVFSTLSKLYYHKIRHQAPKFECTECGKKYHQKYSLQIHTKHHEWKREIGEKPRVNTLLCPVCKETFDTPAKMKHHKLIAHGEARYGCKICGTKFYYSAKLRSHLVLHDTGRKPRKMKRLKQPNNENNKKDTLEDTVINIKTEIVLEDTVLQPQEPTLDSASIGGVQVPFT, encoded by the exons ATGGATAACATAATCATCAAAACGGAGATAGAAGTAGAACAATCGGACGAACATCTACAAGATCATCATGATACAAGCGATAAGTCTACGGTAGCCTCAGATGAAAACGTTAATATTGAAAAACACGTTTCAGATACAAGCACGGCGCCAAAACCGCCAAAGAATCAG TTCCCATGTCCAGTATGTCATCTTGAGTTTGATACAACAGGAAAAAGGAAGCATCATAAA ACAATTGTCCATGAGGAACCTCGGTACGAATGTAAGGATTGTGGTGAAAAATTTCATTACATTGCAAGATGGCGGAATCACACAGTAACTCATGAACCAGGAAGAAAAAGTAGAAGAACCTTAAAACCTAAG GTTCAGCCTCGCGATAATGGATACGTCGGAAGGGTTGTACTCGAGGATACCGTTACTAATATTAAAACGGAAATTACTACAGAAGACACAGTACTGCAACCCCAGGATCACCAGCTAAAGCCCAAAAAGAATAGAAATAAGCAGAAT gtCTCATATTCGTGTCCTAATTGCGATGAAGTGTTTTCTACGCTTTCGAAACTATATTATCATAAG ATACGACATCAGGCACCAAAGTTTGAATGTACTGAGTGCGGGAAAAAGTACCATcag AAATATAGTCTTCAAATTCATACGAAACACCATGAATGGAAAAGAGAAATAGGTGAAAAGCCGAGAGTTAATACG TTACTGTGCCCAGTATGCAAGGAAACGTTCGATACACCTGCGAAAATGAAACATCATAAA TTAATCGCACATGGAGAGGCTCGGTATGGATGTAAGATTTGTGGTACAAAATTTTATTACAGTGCCAAACTGAGAAGCCATTTGGTACTTCATGATACAGGTAGAAAACcgagaaaaatgaaaagattAAAA caaccaaacaatgaaaacaataaaaaggaTACACTTGAAGATACTGTTATTAATATCAAAACTGAAATCGTATTGGAGGACACAGTATTGCAGCCGCAAGAACCCACGTTGGATTCAGCAAGTATAGGAGGCGTTCAAGT ACCTTTTACATGA